In Cicer arietinum cultivar CDC Frontier isolate Library 1 chromosome 1, Cicar.CDCFrontier_v2.0, whole genome shotgun sequence, one DNA window encodes the following:
- the LOC101488554 gene encoding uncharacterized protein codes for MRLLLFSSILYMYLYGVTVTVTSLNSDGVALLSFISHWTSLPPSINSSWNASHSTPCSWLGVKCDPSHHVLSLNLADYDISGQLGPEIANCTHLKHLDLTANSFTGQIPNSFNNFHTLTYLSLSNNFLTGPFPHSLTQIPHLHLLDLSYNTFTGPIPTTISNITQLRYLYLQSNHFSGTIPSSISNCTQLQDLFLNSNQLQGVLPHTLNNLHHLLRFDVAVNTLIGTIPLMSSSFCQNLLFLDISYNFFSGGIPSSIGNCTYLSQFAAVDCNLVGTIPSSIGKLKKLSLLRLSVNHLSGKIPPEIGNCKSLNELHLYSNRLEGNIPSEIGKLSELKDLELFSNQLRGEIPLGIWKISSLEHLIVYNNTLSGELPLEMTELKHLKNISLFNNMFSGVIPQTLGMNSSFLLLDFTNNRFTGNLPLNLCFGKKLRVLNMGINQLQGSIPPDVGTCTTLRRLILKHNNFTGPLPPFESNPNLLFIDISNNKIHGSIPSTLGNCTNLTDFIFSDNQFSGPIPSEIGNLVNLRTLNLAHNNLEGPLPFQLSNCTKMDKFDVGFNFLNGSLPSSLQRWTRINTLILRENQFSGGIPVFLSVFSDLSELHIGGNMFRGRIPRSIGALHNLIYGLNLSSNELIGDIPVEIGNLKTLQVLDLSQNNLTGSIQVLDELPSLLQINISYNSFQGPIPNMLMKLLNSPMSSFLGNSGLCIRCSPSNSLVCTESSHLKRCDTDIKTLNHKGLGKVATVMIALGSSIFVVLLLLGLVYVIAFGRKSKQQQQVHIDAHGGSSSLLNKVMEATSNLSDRYIIGRGAHGVVYKALVDQDKAFAVKKLAFAASKGKNLSMVREIRTLGQIRHRNLVKLENFWLRKDYGLILYTYMPNGSLYDVLHEKKPPPSLEWNVRYKIAVGIAHGLAYLHYDCDPPIVHRDIKPNNILLDSDMEPHIADFGIAKLLDQSSTSIPSLSVLGTIGYIAPENAYTTASTRECDVYSYGVVLLELITRKKVADHSFMEGTDLVGWVRSVWTETGEINQIVDSSLVDEFLDTNIMENVTKVLMVALRCTEQDPHKRSTMTDVTKQLSDSSNSQKISKKG; via the exons ATGAGACTTCTCTTATTCTCTTCCATCTTGTATATGTATTTGTATGGTGTTACTGTTACTGTTACTTCACTCAACTCAGATGGAGTGGCTCTCTTGTCATTCATCTCTCACTGGACATCACTACCTCCTTCCATAAACTCCTCATGGAATGCCTCACATTCCACACCATGCTCATGGCTTGGAGTTAAATGTGACCCTTCCCACCATGTACTCTCTCTTAACCTCGCTGATTATGACATTTCTGGTCAACTTGGACCTGAAATTGCTAATTGCACCCACCTCAAACACTTAGACCTTACTGCTAACTCTTTCACCGGTCAAATACCTAACTCATTCAACAACTTTCACACCCTCACCTATCTCAGCCTTTCTAATAATTTTCTCACTGGTCCATTTCCTCACTCCTTGACTCAAATCCCTCACCTCCACCTTCTTGATCTCTCTTATAACACTTTTACAGGTCCCATCCCAACCACTATTTCCAACATCACTCAACTCCGTTACCTGTATCTCCAAAGTAACCACTTTTCTGGTACAATTCCTTCATCCATTTCCAACTGCACTCAACTTCAAGACTTGTTTTTGAATTCTAACCAATTGCAGGGTGTCCTTCCTCACACTCTTAACAATCTCCATCATCTACTTCGTTTTGATGTTGCCGTCAATACTCTAATAGGTACCATTCCATTAATGAGTTCTTCCTTTTGTCAAAATTTACTGTTTTTGGATATATCATACAATTTCTTTAGTGGAGGCATTCCCTCAAGCATTGGGAATTGTACTTATTTATCACAATTTGCTGCTGTGGATTGTAACTTGGTTGGAACTATTCCATCCTCCATTGGTAAGCTCAAAAAGCTATCCCTTCTACGCCTTTCTGTGAACCATTTGTCAGGAAAAATACCTCCGGAAATCGGTAACTGCAAGTCTTTGAATGAGTTGCACTTGTATTCCAACCGACTTGAGGGAAACATTCCAAGTGAAATTGGAAAACTGAGTGAATTGAAGGACCTTGAATTGTTTTCAAACCAATTGAGAGGTGAAATTCCACTTGGAATATGGAAGATTTCAAGTCTTGAGCATCTAATTGTGTATAATAATACCCTTTCTGGGGAACTTCCTTTGGAGATGACAGAGCTCAAGCACCTCAAAAATATCTCATTGTTTAACAACATGTTCTCTGGAGTCATACCACAAACCTTGGGAATGAATAGCAGTTTTTTGCTATTGGACTTCACAAATAACAGGTTCACTGGCAACCTCCCACTAAATCTTTGTTTTGGCAAAAAGTTGAGAGTTCTGAATATGGGAATCAATCAACTTCAAGGTAGCATACCTCCTGATGTTGGAACCTGTACAACTCTAAGAAGACTCATTCTTAAACATAACAACTTCACTGGACCTCTTCCTCCTTTTGAAAGCAATCCCAATCTCTTATTCATTGATATCAGCAACAACAAAATCCATGGTTCCATTCCATCCACTTTGGGAAACTGCACGAATCTCACTGACTTTATTTTTTCAGATAACCAATTTAGCGGGCCTATACCTTCAGAGATAGGAAACCTCGTCAATCTTCGGACTCTTAATCTTGCTCACAACAACTTAGAAGGTCCTTTGCCATTTCAGCTTTCAAACTGTACCAAAATGGACAAGTTTGATGTGGGATTTAATTTCTTGAATGGTTCACTGCCATCAAGTTTGCAGAGGTGGACAAGGATAaacacattaattttgagaGAGAATCAATTTAGTGGCGGCATTCCAGTTTTCTTGTCGGTATTTTCAGATCTTTCTGAACTACATATTGGTGGGAATATGTTTAGAGGAAGAATTCCTAGATCCATTGGGGCATTGCATAATTTGATCTATGGGTTGAATCTAAGTTCTAATGAGCTGATAGGTGACATTCCTGTGGAAATTGGAAACTTGAAAACATTGCAAGTGCTGGATCTATCTCAGAACAATTTGACAGGAAGCATACAAGTTCTTGATGAACTCCCTTCATTACTTCAAATCAATATTTCATACAATTCTTTTCAGGGACCCATACCAAATATGCTAATGAAGCTGCTTAATTCTCCCATGTCATCATTTTTGGGGAATTCTGGGCTATGTATCCGTTGTTCACCATCCAATAGCTTGGTTTGCACCGAAAGCAGCCATCTAAAACGATGCGATACTGATATCAAAACACTTAATCACAAAGGCCTTGGTAAAGTTGCAACCGTGATGATAGCTCTTGGATCCTCAATATTTGTTGTTTTGCTGTTGTTGGGATTAGTTTATGTTATCGCTTTTGGCAGAAAATCTAAGCAGCAGCAGCAAGTCCATATCGATGCTCATGGAGGTTCTTCGTCACTTCTTAACAAAGTCATGGAGGCTACATCGAACCTAAGTGATCGGTATATTATTGGCAGAGGAGCCCATGGAGTTGTTTATAAAGCCCTAGTAGACCAAGACAAAGCTTTTGCTGTAAAGAAGTTAGCATTTGCTGCTAGCAAAGGTAAGAACTTGAGCATGGTCAGAGAAATTCGAACCCTTGGACAAATTAGGCATCGAAATCTGGTGAAACTGGAAAACTTTTGGTTAAGAAAAGATTATGGTCTGATTCTGTATACCTACATGCCAAATGGAAGCCTTTATGATGTATTGCATGAAAAGAAACCACCACCATCTTTAGAGTGGAATGTCCGATATAAGATAGCTGTTGGAATTGCTCATGGGTTGGCTTATCTTCATTATGACTGTGATCCTCCCATAGTGCACCGAGACATCAAACCAAACAACATACTTCTAGACTCTGATATGGAACCACACATTGCTGACTTTGGTATTGCCAAACTTTTGGACCAATCTTCTACTTCAATTCCTTCCTTATCTGTGCTGGGCACAATTGGTTATATTGCACCAG AGAATGCTTACACAACAGCAAGTACGAGGGAGTGTGATGTGTACAGTTATGGGGTAGTTTTGCTTGAGCTGATAACCAGAAAGAAAGTAGCAGATCACTCATTTATGGAGGGTACTGATTTAGTGGGATGGGTTAGATCCGTGTGGACTGAAACAGGAGAAATAAATCAAATTGTTGATTCAAGCCTTGTAGATGAATTTTTAGATACTAACATAATGGAAAATGTTACCAAAGTACTTATGGTGGCTTTGAGATGTACTGAGCAGGATCCACACAAGAGGTCCACAATGACAGATGTTACCAAGCAATTATCAGATTCTTCTAATTCACAGAAAATAAGTAAGAAGGGCTAA